A window of the Vigna angularis cultivar LongXiaoDou No.4 chromosome 3, ASM1680809v1, whole genome shotgun sequence genome harbors these coding sequences:
- the LOC108326520 gene encoding protein kinase and PP2C-like domain-containing protein isoform X2, translated as MGIEILEPNTCIRGCCTSPSIPLHLPPASYTVLSPIARGAESVVYEGTLDGMRVAVKKPILSTSEDINKFHKELQLLCKLDHPGIATLIAAHAKPPNYMFFFKLYESRNLAQKLHVEEWIPTLNDALMMAMQLDFGLAEYKNDLKGVSIQNWKSSGKPTGGFHKKNMVGTVIYMAPEILRKELHTEKSDVYSFGISINELLTGVVPYTDLHTEAQAHTVLEMNYTEQQLTAAVVSHGLRPALATEDLGIPSRLLSMINKCWDGNPNNRPTFDEIVKELDLILEHCKLKKEEDIYVRPVNLHVDQPVDNTEHLQAYQESFSWSTRGELLTATSANNSGLITGCEFYDKPSVYHPILSWGSYATCGRRETMEDTHFILPRICDEKDVYAFGIFDGHRGAAAAEFSSRAVPAVLQTSGFMGSPANALMEAFIRTDAAFRKELDSYRKSNRCIQKDWHPGCTAITALIVRNKLFVANVGDCRAIICRTGNPISLSKDHVASCPQERERVIRQGGHVHWQVDTWRVGLPALQVTRSIGDDDLKPAVTAEPEITENTLCPDDEFLVMASDGLWDVISSTEVINIIKDTVKEPGMCSKRLATEAVERGSKDNITVIVVFLRPVSTAERIY; from the exons ATGGGAATAGAGATTCTGGAGCCTAACACATGCATCAGGGGTTGCTGCACCAGCCCCTCTATTCCCCTTCATCTTCCTCCAGCTTCTTATACTGTCCTCTCTCCTATTGCTCGAG GGGCTGAGAGTGTTGTTTATGAAGGGACTTTGGATGGCATGAGGGTTGCTGTGAAGAAACCCATCTTGTCAACTTCAGAAGACATTAATAAGTTTCATAAAGAATTGCAATTGCTGTG CAAGTTAGATCACCCGGGAATTGCGACATTGATTGCGGCCCATGCAAAACCACCCAATTACATGTTTTTCTTCAAGTTATATGAATCTCGGAATCTTGCACAGAAGTTGCATGTAGAAGAGTGGATACCAACTCTTAATGATGCACTAATGATGGCAATGCAATTAG ATTTTGGTTTGGCAGAATACAAGAATGATCTTAAGGGAGTTTCTATTCAGAATTGGAAGTCTTCTGGAAAGCCTACTGGTGGTTTCCACAAAAAGAATATGGTTGGAACGGTCATTTACATGGCACCTGAAATATTAAGAAAGGAGTTACATACAGAAAAATCTGATGTATACAGTTTTGGGATATCAATCAA TGAACTCCTTACTGGTGTTGTGCCATATACAGATCTTCATACAGAAGCTCAA GCTCACACAGTGCTTGAGATGAACTATACCGAACAGCAACTAACAGCAGCTGTTGTTTCTCATGGATTACGACCCGCACTTGCTACTGAGGACTTGGGTATACCATCCAGATTATTATCAATGATAAACAAATGCTGGGATGGAAATCCTAATAACAGACCCACTTTTGATGAAATAGTCAAGGAACTTGATTTGATTTTGGAGCACTGCAAattaaaaaaggaagaagatatTTATGTCAGGCCTGTTAACTTGCATGTTGATCAACCTGTGGACAACACTGAACACCTTCAGGCTTATCAAGAGAGTTTTAGTTGGTCCACACGCGGTGAACTTTTGACTGCCACTAGTGCAAATAATTCTGGTTTGATAACTGGGTGTGAGTTTTATGACAAGCCTTCTGTATACCACCCAATACTGTCTTGGGGATCTTATGCTACCTGTGGAAGAAGGGAAACTATGGAGGATACACATTTCATTCTGCCCCGTATTTGTGATGAGAAGGATGTCTATGCTTTTGGCATCTTTGATGGCCATAGGG GTGCAGCTGCTGCTGAGTTTTCTTCTAGAGCTGTACCAGCTGTTTTGCAGACTTCAGGTTTTATGGGCAG TCCTGCTAATGCACTAATGGAAGCATTCATTAGGACAGATGCTGCCTTCAGAAAAGAGCTTGATTCTTATCGCAAATCTAACAGATGTATCCAGAAGGATTGGCATCCTGGGTGTACAGCCATTACTGCTCTTATAGTCAGAAACAAGTTATTTGTTGCTAACGTTGGTGATTGCAGAGCAATCATATGTCGTACTGGTAATCCAATTTCCTTAAGTAAG GATCACGTCGCAAGCTGTCCTCAAGAGAGAGAACGTGTTATTCGTCAAGGTGGCCATGTACATTGGCAAGTTGACACTTGGAGGGTTGGTCTTCCTGCACTTCAG GTTACACGTTCTATTGGTGATGATGATCTGAAGCCTGCTGTCACTGCAGAACCTGAGATAACTGAAAATACCTTGTGCCCAGATGACGAGTTTCTG GTCATGGCTAGTGATGGCCTGTGGGATGTGATAAGCAGTACAGAGGtcataaatatcataaaagataCTGTTAAAGAGCCTGGAATGTGTTCTAAGAGGTTGGCTACTGAAGCAGTAGAACGTGGCAGCAAAGATAACATAACAGTTATAGTTGTTTTCTTACGTCCTGTGTCCACTGCAGAGAGAATTTACTAG
- the LOC108326520 gene encoding protein kinase and PP2C-like domain-containing protein isoform X1 — translation MGIEILEPNTCIRGCCTSPSIPLHLPPASYTVLSPIARGAESVVYEGTLDGMRVAVKKPILSTSEDINKFHKELQLLCKLDHPGIATLIAAHAKPPNYMFFFKLYESRNLAQKLHVEEWIPTLNDALMMAMQLAKALQYLHNLGIVHRDVKPANILLDKSLCPYLTDFGLAEYKNDLKGVSIQNWKSSGKPTGGFHKKNMVGTVIYMAPEILRKELHTEKSDVYSFGISINELLTGVVPYTDLHTEAQAHTVLEMNYTEQQLTAAVVSHGLRPALATEDLGIPSRLLSMINKCWDGNPNNRPTFDEIVKELDLILEHCKLKKEEDIYVRPVNLHVDQPVDNTEHLQAYQESFSWSTRGELLTATSANNSGLITGCEFYDKPSVYHPILSWGSYATCGRRETMEDTHFILPRICDEKDVYAFGIFDGHRGAAAAEFSSRAVPAVLQTSGFMGSPANALMEAFIRTDAAFRKELDSYRKSNRCIQKDWHPGCTAITALIVRNKLFVANVGDCRAIICRTGNPISLSKDHVASCPQERERVIRQGGHVHWQVDTWRVGLPALQVTRSIGDDDLKPAVTAEPEITENTLCPDDEFLVMASDGLWDVISSTEVINIIKDTVKEPGMCSKRLATEAVERGSKDNITVIVVFLRPVSTAERIY, via the exons ATGGGAATAGAGATTCTGGAGCCTAACACATGCATCAGGGGTTGCTGCACCAGCCCCTCTATTCCCCTTCATCTTCCTCCAGCTTCTTATACTGTCCTCTCTCCTATTGCTCGAG GGGCTGAGAGTGTTGTTTATGAAGGGACTTTGGATGGCATGAGGGTTGCTGTGAAGAAACCCATCTTGTCAACTTCAGAAGACATTAATAAGTTTCATAAAGAATTGCAATTGCTGTG CAAGTTAGATCACCCGGGAATTGCGACATTGATTGCGGCCCATGCAAAACCACCCAATTACATGTTTTTCTTCAAGTTATATGAATCTCGGAATCTTGCACAGAAGTTGCATGTAGAAGAGTGGATACCAACTCTTAATGATGCACTAATGATGGCAATGCAATTAG CAAAGGCTTTGCAATATCTGCATAACCTCGGGATTGTGCATAGAGATGTGAAACCGGCAAATATTCTT CTTGACAAAAGTCTTTGTCCATACCTCACAGATTTTGGTTTGGCAGAATACAAGAATGATCTTAAGGGAGTTTCTATTCAGAATTGGAAGTCTTCTGGAAAGCCTACTGGTGGTTTCCACAAAAAGAATATGGTTGGAACGGTCATTTACATGGCACCTGAAATATTAAGAAAGGAGTTACATACAGAAAAATCTGATGTATACAGTTTTGGGATATCAATCAA TGAACTCCTTACTGGTGTTGTGCCATATACAGATCTTCATACAGAAGCTCAA GCTCACACAGTGCTTGAGATGAACTATACCGAACAGCAACTAACAGCAGCTGTTGTTTCTCATGGATTACGACCCGCACTTGCTACTGAGGACTTGGGTATACCATCCAGATTATTATCAATGATAAACAAATGCTGGGATGGAAATCCTAATAACAGACCCACTTTTGATGAAATAGTCAAGGAACTTGATTTGATTTTGGAGCACTGCAAattaaaaaaggaagaagatatTTATGTCAGGCCTGTTAACTTGCATGTTGATCAACCTGTGGACAACACTGAACACCTTCAGGCTTATCAAGAGAGTTTTAGTTGGTCCACACGCGGTGAACTTTTGACTGCCACTAGTGCAAATAATTCTGGTTTGATAACTGGGTGTGAGTTTTATGACAAGCCTTCTGTATACCACCCAATACTGTCTTGGGGATCTTATGCTACCTGTGGAAGAAGGGAAACTATGGAGGATACACATTTCATTCTGCCCCGTATTTGTGATGAGAAGGATGTCTATGCTTTTGGCATCTTTGATGGCCATAGGG GTGCAGCTGCTGCTGAGTTTTCTTCTAGAGCTGTACCAGCTGTTTTGCAGACTTCAGGTTTTATGGGCAG TCCTGCTAATGCACTAATGGAAGCATTCATTAGGACAGATGCTGCCTTCAGAAAAGAGCTTGATTCTTATCGCAAATCTAACAGATGTATCCAGAAGGATTGGCATCCTGGGTGTACAGCCATTACTGCTCTTATAGTCAGAAACAAGTTATTTGTTGCTAACGTTGGTGATTGCAGAGCAATCATATGTCGTACTGGTAATCCAATTTCCTTAAGTAAG GATCACGTCGCAAGCTGTCCTCAAGAGAGAGAACGTGTTATTCGTCAAGGTGGCCATGTACATTGGCAAGTTGACACTTGGAGGGTTGGTCTTCCTGCACTTCAG GTTACACGTTCTATTGGTGATGATGATCTGAAGCCTGCTGTCACTGCAGAACCTGAGATAACTGAAAATACCTTGTGCCCAGATGACGAGTTTCTG GTCATGGCTAGTGATGGCCTGTGGGATGTGATAAGCAGTACAGAGGtcataaatatcataaaagataCTGTTAAAGAGCCTGGAATGTGTTCTAAGAGGTTGGCTACTGAAGCAGTAGAACGTGGCAGCAAAGATAACATAACAGTTATAGTTGTTTTCTTACGTCCTGTGTCCACTGCAGAGAGAATTTACTAG
- the LOC108326571 gene encoding uncharacterized protein LOC108326571, with amino-acid sequence MDSSFISNADVSAFKDKESMVDPFLVEALQNPRHRVTILRMELDIQRFLNNADQQHFEFQHFPSSYLRLAAHRVAQHYGMQTMVQDNGLDGQVTRIMVRKLAESRYPVVRLSEIPAKQLENDKPEQIKIAIRPRPNGTSLNESNEVGKKNNLLRSVEERKEEYDRARARIFSSSRGCDSDDNQSQASTEEKNFLTGKEESETSKSPVVDSEKWATGRDINSTRVAIFRDREKDRSDPDYDRNYGRYARSIPPSSLNLIPFNLQQVQPPFTHYDAAFNQLSQMPPNQASIGYGPPSSPMMNPFGVTGLNQASSDVAYLQWPSASMMYAHSYDQFRHAIFQAPFGQRPLSFDYSQNY; translated from the exons ATGGATTCCTCCTTTATCTCAAACGCCGACGTTTCTGCTTTCAAAGATAAGGAGTCAATGGTTGACCCTTTCTTGGTTGAGGCGCTTCAGAACCCTCGTCATCGTGTCACCA TTTTGAGAATGGAGCTGGATATCCAAAGATTCCTGAATAATGCTGATCAGCAGCATTTTGAATTTCAACATTTCCCTTCTTCATATCTCAGACTGGCTGCACATCGTGTTGCTCAACACTATGGCATGCAAACAATGGTTCAAGATAATGGTTTAGATGGTCAGGTAACCAGGATTATGGTCAGAAAGTTAGCTGAAAGCAGGTATCCTGTGGTCCGCTTGTCTGAAATACCTGCTAAACAGTTGGAAAATGATAAACCTGAGCAGATAAAAATTGCCATAAGGCCAAGGCCAAATGGAACCAGTTTAAATGAATCCAATGAAGTTGGAAAGAAAAACAATCTTCTTAGAAGTGTGGAAGAGAGGAAGGAGGAATACGATCGGGCACGAGCACGCATTTTTAGTAGCTCCAGAGGTTGTGATTCAGATGATAATCAGTCCCAGGCTTCAACAGAAGAGAAAAATTTTCTTACAGGCAAAGAAGAGAGTGAAACTAGCAAGTCCCCTGTGGTTGATTCTGAAAAGTGGGCTACCGGTAGGGATATTAATTCTACTCGAGTTGCCATATTCAGAGATAGGGAAAAGGACCGTAGTGATCCAGATTATGATCGTAACTATGGAAG GTATGCCAGGAGTATCCCACCTTCTTCCCTTAATTTGATACCTTTTAATTTGCAACAAGTTCAACCTCCATTCACGCATTATGACGCTGCTTTTAATCAACTGAGTCAGATGCCACCAAATCAAGCTTCGATTGGCTATGGACCTCCTTCAAGTCCTATGATGAACCCTTTTGGTGTCACGGGACTGAATCAGGCATCTAGTGATGTTGCTTACCTGCAGTGGCCAAGTGCTTCAATGATGTATGCACATTCATATGACCAATTTAGACATGCTATTTTCCAG GCTCCATTCGGTCAACGCCCATTGAGCTTtgattattcacaaaattactAG
- the LOC108324967 gene encoding transcription factor MYBC1, whose protein sequence is MREEESNWFEELPSPEELMPLSQTLISPHLAVAFDITNSSHHQFPLQPPSAAEDEPARTLKRPRLVWTPQLHKRFVDAVAHLGIKNAVPKTIMQLMSVDGLTRENVASHLQKYRLYLKRMQGLAGGSAADSATDHLFASSPVPPHFLHPATRPASDHYLPFVPGLQQHRNHHHHQHMAVPAHFGSPRNAHFELPVLSRMGASVPGYVEDVESGGRKVLTLFPAGDD, encoded by the coding sequence atgagagaagaagaatcaaattgGTTCGAAGAGTTACCTTCACCGGAGGAACTCATGCCCTTATCCCAAACCCTAATAAGCCCTCATCTTGCCGTAGCTTTTGACATAACAAACTCTTCCCACCACCAATTTCCACTTCAGCCACCTTCCGCCGCCGAGGACGAACCGGCGCGAACACTCAAGCGGCCCAGACTCGTGTGGACCCCACAGCTCCACAAGCGCTTCGTCGATGCCGTCGCCCACTTGGGGATCAAGAACGCCGTTCCCAAGACCATAATGCAGCTCATGAGCGTCGACGGTTTGACCCGGGAAAACGTCGCCAGCCACCTCCAGAAATACCGCCTCTACTTGAAGCGCATGCAGGGTTTGGCCGGAGGTTCCGCCGCCGACTCCGCCACGGACCACCTATTCGCCAGCTCGCCTGTGCCGCCGCACTTCCTGCACCCCGCTACCCGCCCGGCCTCTGACCATTACCTGCCCTTTGTGCCGGGGTTGCAGCAGCACCGcaatcaccaccaccaccagcaCATGGCGGTGCCTGCTCATTTTGGCTCGCCACGGAATGCGCACTTTGAACTCCCCGTTCTGTCGAGGATGGGAGCTTCGGTGCCGGGTTACGTGGAGGATGTGGAGTCGGGAGGGAGGAAGGTTCTTACTTTGTTTCCAGCTGGAGATGATTGA